A single genomic interval of Ovis aries strain OAR_USU_Benz2616 breed Rambouillet chromosome 9, ARS-UI_Ramb_v3.0, whole genome shotgun sequence harbors:
- the OOEP gene encoding oocyte-expressed protein homolog produces the protein MVDDAGDSEARGDRLLGFPLPSPRVRIRPWWFPAQDLRNPLVFFLEAWLADSIFGPDRALVPEMEWMSQALLMVDAVDARNMVEVTVFARPAVQRQVKSVLLSQASVHREQRARAEKMKQLEEFLKAQAPGPQVPQHPVA, from the exons ATGGTCGACGACGCTGGCGATTCCGAGGCCCGCGGGGACAGGCTGCTGGGGTTCCCGCTTCCCTCGCCACGGGTTCGCATCCGGCCGTGGTGGTTTCCTGCGCAGGATTTGAGGAATCCGCTGGTGTTCTTCCTGGAGGCGTGGCTGGCCGACTCGATCTTTG GCCCAGACCGAGCCTTGGTTCCAGAAATGGAGTGGATGAGCCAGGCCCTGCTGATGGTGGACGCTGTTGACGCTAGGAACATGGTCGAAGTCACCGTGTTCGCGCGGCCGGCAGTCCAGCGTCAGGTGAAGAGCGTGCTTCTGAGCCAGGCGTCAGTGCACCGGGAGCAGCGCGCCCGAG CTGAGAAGATGAAACAACTCGAGGAATTCCTGAAGGCCCAGGCACCGGGTCCCCAGGTGCCCCAGCATCCTGTTGCATGA
- the KHDC3L gene encoding KH domain-containing protein 3 has protein sequence MAAPWRFPTLVQLEQREGTLFEVLGNLTKRPYWFHSEYLKSPKAVHLEAWLVEAIFGRGGEHIPHVECVSQTLLHVHQWDPNGEAEILIFGRPYYQQDVSKMIMNLANYHRQLRARSSEKAPAREAATQQSPDAVQEAGTQRSPSAIQQAAIQLSPGKARETGTQRSPSAAREAGTQRSPTAIQEAATQLSPEKVQETGTQRSPRAVREAGTQRSPSAIQQAATQLSPEKVQETGTQRSPRAAQEAGTQRSPSAAREAGTQRSPSAIQQAATQLSPEKVQETGTQRSPGAAREAATQRSPGAAREAATQRSPGAAREAATQRSPGAAREAATQRSPGAAREAATQRSPGAAREAATQRSPGAAREAATQRSPGAAREAATQRSPGAAREAGTQSFLEVTQDPDTSF, from the exons ATGGCTGCTCCTTGGCGGTTTCCGACGCTCGTTCAGCTGGAGCAGCGAGAAGGGACGCTCTTCGAGGTGCTTGGTAACCTCACCAAGCGGCCCTACTGGTTTCATTCCGAGTACCTGAAGAGCCCGAAGGCAGTTCACCTGGAGGCCTGGCTGGTGGAAGCGATCTTCG GCCGGGGTGGAGAGCACATCCCGCACGTCGAGTGTGTGTCACAGACCCTGCTTCACGTTCATCAGTGGGACCCGAACGGCGAGGCTGAAATCTTGATATTTGGCCGGCCTTATTACCAGCAGGATGTATCCAAGATGATCATGAACTTGGCTAACTATCACCGTCAGCTCCGGGCGCGAA GCTCTGAGAAGGCTCCTGCTCGGGAGGCGGCCACCCAGCAGTCCCCAGACGCAGTCCAGGAGGCCGGGACCCAGCGATCCCCTAGCGCAATCCAGCAGGCGGCGATACAGCTGTCACCCGGGAAAGCCCGGGAGACGGGGACCCAGCGATCCCCCAGCGCTGCCCGAGAGGCTGGGACTCAGCGATCCCCCACCGCAATCCAGGAGGCGGCGACGCAGTTGTCACCCGAGAAAGTGCAGGAGACCGGGACCCAGCGATCCCCCAGAGCTGTCCGAGAGGCCGGGACCCAGCGATCCCCCAGCGCAATCCAGCAGGCGGCGACGCAGTTGTCACCCGAGAAAGTCCAGGAGACCGGGACCCAGCGATCCCCCAGAGCTGCCCAAGAGGCCGGGACCCAGCGATCCCCCAGCGCTGCCCGAGAGGCTGGGACCCAGCGATCCCCCAGCGCAATCCAGCAGGCGGCGACCCAGTTGTCACCCGAGAAAGTCCAGGAGACTGGGACCCAGCGGTCCCCGGGCGCAGCCCGCGAGGCGGCCACCCAGCGGTCCCCGGGCGCAGCCCGCGAGGCGGCCACCCAGCGGTCCCCGGGCGCAGCCCGCGAGGCGGCCACCCAGCGGTCCCCCGGCGCAGCCCGCGAGGCGGCCACCCAGCGGTCCCCGGGCGCAGCCCGCGAGGCGGCCACCCAGCGGTCCCCCGGCGCAGCCCGCGAGGCGGCCACCCAGCGGTCCCCCGGCGCAGCCCGCGAGGCGGCCACCCAGCGGTCCCCCGGCGCAGCCCGCGAGGCGGCCACCCAGCGGTCCCCCGGCGCAGCCCGGGAAGCCGGAACCCAGAGCTTCCTCGAAGTTACGCAGGATCCAGATACGAGTTTCTGA